The Synergistaceae bacterium genomic interval GGGTTAATTACAGATTTCTAGTGACCATAGAGGAGGGGACACACCCGGTCCCATGCCGAACCCGGCAGTTAAGCCCTCCTTCGCCGATGGTACTACGGAGGGTATTCGTGGGAGAGTAGGACGTTGCTAGAATTAATTTAAAAAAAGGAGTCTCGGAAGAGGCTCCTTTTTTGTTGTCCTTCGGACACCAAAAAACTCGCCGGCAAGTGCGGTCTACGACCGCGGCAAGTAGTGACCTTCGGCCACTGGCAAGTACGACCTTCGGTCGTGACAAGTGGCTCCTTCTCGCCGTCTAGTTCAAGGTAAAAGTCTTTAAAGATTCTAAAAAAGAAACGCGGCTGAAAGCCGCACTTCTCGTGGTGAAGCCACTCTTGTCGACGTTTGAAAAACGTCTCTTCTCGCGACTAACAGGAGCACTTCTCCAAAGGGCTAAAGCCCTTTTACAAAATCCCTAATCTTCGCAAAACTTTCTTGGCTTATAACATGCTCTATTTTACAGGCGTCTTCTTTGGCTGTTTTTTCTTCAACACCTAGCTTCATTAATACTTCAGTGAGCACTACATGTCTTTCATAGACTTTCTCGGCAACGGCAAGGCCTTTGTCTGTCAAAGTGATAAATCCGGCTTCATCAAAATCAACGAAATCTTTTTCTCTTAGCTGCTTCATCATTATGCTAATAGTAGGTTTTGAATAACCCATCGCATTTACAATATCTATGGATCTGATCTCGTCATTTTTCTTCAATAATATGTATATATTTTCTAAATAATTTTCAATAGTTTCGCCGACGTTCATGTTAACTCTCCTTTTATTCCCATATATTATTTATATTTTAAAGTGAGATTTAATCTAAGAAATCTCATATGCAAGTATCTTGTCTCTTTAAAAAGTTTCAGTAAAAATAGTTATAAATTTGTATTATATTTTGTTGACAAGCTGAGTAAGTTAGTCTAAACTAACTCAGGTTAATATAAATACTATATCACATGATGAAGAAAACGAAACAAGAAAATTGATAGGGTGTGAGAATGATGACAATTTCTTTGATAAAACTTCATGAAGGCGATGAAGCTAAAGTTGAATCTATCGCTGCCGGCAAAGATGCAACCAAAAGATTGTATGAAATGGGACTTAACACTAAGGCAAGAATAAGTGTTTTAAAAAATGATTTTGGTCCTGTTCTGGCAAGCGTTAATGGGAATAAAATTGCCATTGGTCGTGGTCTTGCTGAAAAAGTAATGGTGCAAAAAACAGAAAAAGAAGAGGGGAATAGAGATGAGTAATCATAAAATAGCCCTGGTTGGCAA includes:
- a CDS encoding metal-dependent transcriptional regulator, translated to MNVGETIENYLENIYILLKKNDEIRSIDIVNAMGYSKPTISIMMKQLREKDFVDFDEAGFITLTDKGLAVAEKVYERHVVLTEVLMKLGVEEKTAKEDACKIEHVISQESFAKIRDFVKGL
- a CDS encoding ferrous iron transport protein A, which codes for MMTISLIKLHEGDEAKVESIAAGKDATKRLYEMGLNTKARISVLKNDFGPVLASVNGNKIAIGRGLAEKVMVQKTEKEEGNRDE